gcgccgctgttggcactgcctctctgtgtcgggtctctctcccttgccacccactgctgctgataGCAACGCGCAGTGACCCAGCGACGATTTCGCCGGCAGCAGCTAGTCCTCAGCGCCTGTGTGGGCTCGCCATTTCCGCGTGCACCTCACAGTCGTTGCCATCGCTATCCATGACCTTATCGCTACCactcgcctcttcctcgtccgcgcaccgcagcgcaccaATCGGGGTGGTTATGGCGAGTGGCGGCCCcttcgccgcggcggcgtggtACATGGCGCGTCGCCACGCATCGACTGGTCGCCGCCCCACCTTCGCCGAAATCGCAGAGGCGCTGGACGTGCTTGAGGTCAGCATCGATGTGGACCCGAAGGCACTCAAGAGGAAGTACCGCGAACTTGTCAAGAAGAATCACCCCGACGCtggtggcgaggaggcgacgaTGGCAcgcgtcaccgtcgcctACGAACGCCTCAGCGCGCTCACAaatagggagagggaggagttcaagctgcagaagacgtttcgcggcggcggggcgTCCTCGGCCGCGTCGCGGCGCTACCGCCCCGGCCCGCCGGGCGGCTTCGGGTACGCGGCGCCAAATGGGCCGTTCCAGTCGCAGACGGTGAACATGTATGGACAGTATTATCCGCAAGACGCTAATACCGCCTACCACCAGgcacacagcagcaaagGGCAGCAGGGCTACTGGAACCACTTTCACAGTCGTAGCGGCTCCGGTGGCTTCGCCAACAACCCCTTCACCACCAACAACCCGTTCAGTATGTACGCGCAAGCTCAGCGCGCCCGCTTCTCGTCCTCCAGCTCGCTGCTCATTCAAGGATTGGTCGTGTACCTTGTCCTGTCCACCATATTCCTCTTCGTGTATCGGTCCTACCGAGACTGGCGGCACGACGACGGCTGGCGCATGTCGGAGAGCTTAGCGCGCCATGAGCAGATGCAGGAAATCCACCGCATTCGGCAAGAGATGAACGAACGCGCGCGCAccatgcagcagcgtgaCGACGACtatgcggcggctgcgcccTACGGCGGTCGGCAGTACGTCGGGGAGTCACCCAAGGATCGTGCGTTTGAGTACGCCCGTCAGCGCCGGATCCAGATGATGCAGGAGCGGCCAGAGGCCGCCGCGAACTtgccggagctgcgcggATGGCCCAAGAttggggaggagaaggggcggATCATCAAGCGTGCGCAGGACCCGTCAGGCATCGTATTCTTTGAGCCGTGCAAGGCAGACACTCGGCGTCGCCAGGTCGAGGTTCGGCGAAGGAACAACGACTTTGTGAGTTGCTCTCCAAGCGAGTCGCCGCCGACACAGTTGTGCGGGGCTGCTCAAGGAGGTCCACCTTCtgacgcggcagctgcaactGCGGCGATTTCCTCGTCGCTTCCCGcacacagcagcgtctcGCTACCGCCTGAATCGAACGTCAGCTCGATTGTGATGAAGCCGGTCAgtggtgaggaagaggcgcaagCGGTCATGCACCGCATCTTCGGTGGTCTTCGCAAGATCTCCTCGTAGTGGACAGGCACGTTTACTTGCATTCTACTGCTATGCTGCTACTGCCGTGCGTGCGAGTGCGCCTCTACGCTCTGTTGGAGCATTCTTTCTCTTGGATGCTGTTGTTGGTTGATCTTTGTAGTGACACTGTAGATGTCCGCGCATGCCTGGCGTcgtgcctccctccctccctcttcaccttctgcGTGCGCGTTTGTGCGCTTGGCGCGTGCGCCAGGGAAGCAGCACGGCGCACGCGTCTATGATGagcggaaaaggaaaagccGGAAGAGGACGGAAGACCGCAACGTGACTTTCACCATATCTGCACTTGTCGGTGAGCCtggctgtctctctctctctgcgcgagGGGCTCCCGCCTGTTGCGCAGGGAGGACACCCTCAGCGGGTCACCGCGGCTGTTGCTACATCCATGCACTCTCGtatctctctcgccttcttATTCTTCCTCGCTTCGCCGCTGTGCATGGATCTGCACAGCCAGCCGTTCCCTGTTGTGgcggcgccttcttcttcagtGTTGTTCTTCTGAAgggcctctcctctccccctgtcCGCACAGTCAGCGCGTTACCCCCTTCACATTCGCCGACTTGTCATTACTaacttctccctctcccgctccctccctcgcctccttGCACGCATACACGTACGTTACACGCGTTTctttcgctcgctctctAGTCGGCCACCCCactccacccctctctttcctttcagCCTTTCTCGCCTTCTGTTTTTCCTCACCTTCACTGCTGTGCTTCGTTGCTTTAGTCCACGTCGTTGCCCTACTCACCCCACGCACTCCGGCAACCCCTCTGCCTCTTACCCCTTTTTACTTTTCGCTCCGTGGGCGCGGCTTCCGCTGGAGGGACGCGTCCGGCGGCATACTTCTACTTCCATGTTCTGCTCATACAcccctccactcccccccGCCTATCGATTCACCGGCATAAACGCTCGTGCTACGAACTCGAGCACGTAGGCGGCGgtgcaacacgcacacattcTACACTGACGATGTCTTCACTCTCTGCCAGCTTCCCTGCCGCTGAGCCCTTGCCGGCAACGCGCGCCACCTCACATGGCGCCTTTTACTCTGCGGCGGTGTCATCGTCGGGGCCCACGTCCACTCATCTgctaccgccaccgcagggGAAtagcaggagcagcggcaatgacgcacacacgtgtcTGCTGATgcgggagcagcagcatatGATTGAGCAGCTCACGAGCACCGGGCTCGTGCAGGTGGCGGACCTCCTTGAGTTCGGCTTCAGTCCCGCAGAGCTCTGCGCCGCGGGACTGCACCTTCCATCGCCACATAACCGCGCCGGCGAGCAGACCAAGGGTGGCGGGGAAGCCGCACAAGCCGAGGAGATGGTAAATGACAGCAATGAGGattgccgccgcccccgcagGGCACCTCGGAAGCGCGCCTGGCCCGATTGTGCAGCACCAATGCGACCGCAGACGAACGATCGTGCGACACCATCGCCTGCTGCCCGTGAAGTCACCACAGCCGCGCTGCTCACTGTGGCAAAGCCTGGAGAGCCGAAGACGCCCGCAAAGGGTGTGATGACGCCTACCTTGCTGTCGGAGAATACGCGCGCACAGAGTCTGCGCACCGCGAAGCTTGTGGAGCAGACGCAgcacctgcggcagcgcagaggtGCGCAGGATTGCGCTCGGTGGCTGTGCTACGACGATGCGGACGACGAAGAGGCGTCGAGCACCACACCAACAGGGGCGTCCTCGGGGGAGGCGACCGCGGCGGTAACCTCGACAGCGCACAAGCCGGCCAAGACGTGCTGCAATACGGCTCTTGACTTCAGCGGCCTGGACGTGGCTGTCGTGAAGGAGAttgcgcagcggctgcaggaggagagcagccaTGACGCTTACGTGGAGAGTTGCCGCATGCGCGACTACTTCGAGTCCCGAGAGGACGGCAATACTCCCTACATGTGAGGCCGCATGAAATCAGTGCCGCCCCCGCGTGCGCACGAGTTTATCAGCATCCACTGGAGACGACATTTCACTTCGTTTATCTTTCCGCGTTGGGCCGTGTTTAttcacctcccccctactCTCCCCCGCCGAGTTGCCGTGTTACCTCTCCCCCAGCCGAAGCCTATTTTCGCCTGCTCGCCTCCCCGTCTTAGTTTACCcttcagcacacacacacgcacaggggcCTGCCGCATGGCGCTTgacggggcggggggagggcggagaGGGGCCTCAAGGCGCGCTCAAGAATATACACAAAGGCGTTTGACCACTCGCACCGGTGCGTCCTCGCAGACATGCATGCAGTCGGCGAAGCACTGCCCACCACATCTCAGACGCTCGCACACACTACCGCCCTCCATAGAGccctctccctgcctccTCAACGCGATGGCGCCTCTTCTGTTTCACCACCGCCTTTTGGATGGAGAGGGCGGATGACCATAGACGGCCACGCCTATAGGCGCTCATGTGTCCCACGCAGACACCCCCATACAAAACTCACTCATACACATCTCCACAGGCGCACTCTGTTTTgctccccttcttctcaccACGCCTGTGGTCTTCGTGTATCTCTGTGGGTCTTCTCGGGTCGCTTGTTGATGATGTGCGCGGTATAGGGCGactgttctctcttcctctcgtaAGTATACACCTGCACACTGCGCGGTGCTCACGCGCAGACACCCGACGAGTGGCACTTCCGGCCTCGCATATCGCACGGCATTCCACTTGAGGTACCATTCCTTTCctgtcttctctcgctcactGCTTGCGTGCTCTCGGTGAGTCATTGAGGAGGCCCCAATGACGTTGTGCCGGTATCCTTGGCTCACTATGCGGTCACGCCTCCtaccccctttcctccacctccacctccgcctccgcctcctcctcgctcgtcAAGCGGTCACTGTCTTTTCTGCTTGCCAAAGGACGTCTACCCTGCGCcattctctcttccctcacaTTGTAGTGCACCACTTCTAAAACGCCGTGGcacacactccccccctcccctttcccgcAACACGCACGTGCGAACACACGCAAGAGCGCATTCACTTTGGgtgcttccctctccctcactcttgCCCCGTCTCTCGgcgcctttcctttcccctcgtgtttctgcccctccccctcccctcccccaatcGTTTCTATCGACTCCCGCtatcagctcctcctctttcgcttcccGCCCCCAACTCTCTCGGCGCCTCGTGAGAGCTGACTCTGGTCGCCAGGTGCGCGTCAGCCTCGGCGTATCCACTCCCGCACTGGGTTTAGTAATACTCGATACTGCTGTTCCTGCCGCTGTGATtatttgctctctcttttcctctctcgctcgccctcccctccatcCACCTCTTCGCCCTTTTCAGCAGTCGCCATGTTGTCGCATCAACCGCCAATTGAGGGCgacaccagctgcagcatcagCTCTCAGCGGAAACCTTGCCAGCTTCTGCTCAGCGCACCCAGGCCTGCACTACAACATCTAGTGGTGCTGCCGTCACGCCGACGCAGGCGCAGATCGGCGCCGGCACGCTCGATGGTGTGAGGCTCTTCACTGAGGAcacgcaccgccgcttcCACGGCGTGTCGGCGGGAGGAGAAGCCCGGCTCCCCACCTCGCCGCTTGTCTTGGAGGTGGCGCAACTGTTCGGTCCTGTCGCTGGACTGCCTTCACTACTTCGCATGCGACCTGTCGAGGTTTGGCTTCATGGGCGGCTACAGCCGTACCTGCACCTACCGCGGCAAGGAGAAGCTCCCCTGGCATGGCCATCACGTATGCACCGAGGGGCGCGATGGAGGAAAACCTCGCCTGGGACCGCATCTTCATAAATGTAGGTGTGCTCTGCTTCGTGTGCCGCCCGGCGGATGGGCCCGGTCACCACTGTCGCCTTCGAGGACCGCAAAGACAACTGCCCAATGAGGCTCAGCGCTGCGGCGATGGTGACTCCAGCGGGGGCTTTGCGACAGACGTTTTGCTGAGAATGAAATGCCACTCGTTGCCCCCGCTCCGACCCGGAACTGACGAAGTTTTCGGCGACGAACACCGATCACACGACCGGCGACGGCGTCAAGGTCGCCAAGCAAGTTGCCGCCGGTCTCGTCGACACGGACCGCATGTTCAGGTACACCCGTTCGACCTCGTCGACCAGCGCAGCTCAAACAGCCACGTCGAGTTCTACAAGGGCAGAGGCAACACGCGGAGCCGGCGGCATCGTGGTGGTCAGACACGGGCAGCGCTTTATGGACGAGATGGCGCGCCGCGATCAGGTCCGCGGCGCCATGCTGAAACGCGAGAGCATCACCCAAGGCCGACAATCGcggcaccccccctctcccccctccctcctcatcgtTTTGGCAAGACGATGCACCGCGACGGAGGCACTTTTATCATGAACGGTCTGCACGTTAACGAACACACCGAGGTGCTGGGTGTAACGACGAAGAGACCGATTCCTGGCCTGCACTGTGCTGGCGAGGCCGCTGGCCGGGTGCACGGCAAGAACCGGCACCGCGGTAACTCGCTCCTGGACTGTGTCGTGTACGGCTTCGCGGCTGGAGAGGCAGTGCTCAAGTACCTCCTCGCCCCGCACATGAGGCCCTTCTCAAACAAGCGCCTGAGCACGATCTACTCACGCCTCGCCGTCCAGGACTtactgcggctgccgccggtTCCAAAGGTAGTCGCATCCCTTGCTGCAACATCCGCCGATACGGCAGGGGCACCGGCTGCCGGTAAGGCAACTCCTGTTGTCAACAACTCTTCCCTGGCTGTCGCCGTGCGTGGAGAGGAGAACAAGGGCTGGGGCGCTCTACAGCGAGGCGATTCTCTCCCCAACAATGACGCGAgcgggtgggaggggggtgcgcCTGGCCGTGAGGGACGGTGCATCTACTCGGACAGACCCGCACATGTCAGCACGGTGACGTGAGCAGCGGTATCACCAGCGGTTCGAGCGGGCCACATGCGATGGTTGAGAGAACTGCGATTGATGCCAAGCACCCTGCTGAGCTTCGACCTGGCGAAGGCGGTCATTTCCACCTGGGCGTGCGAGCGGCAGGGGTGCGAGAGTGGATGTGGTCAACCGCCTCAAGAGCCCCTGTGTTGgtaaaaagggggtgggccCACTCCACCTTCCCCTGCACGGGAGCCAGCCAGACCAATGCGATTGATCGATGTCGCCGGAGCTCTGAGCAGCGAGCGCCGCGAGGAGACGAAGACACCTCACAAGGAGCTCTCGGGAACCCAGCCGCGCGCCGCACTCGTCCTGAAGCTGGCGTGGCACTCCGCACGAAGGATCGGGCAATATCCGAGGGTTCGGAGAACTCGCCGGCGAGTTCAATGTACACATCTCACGACCCGCCATGA
Above is a genomic segment from Leishmania panamensis strain MHOM/PA/94/PSC-1 chromosome 7 sequence containing:
- a CDS encoding hypothetical protein (TriTrypDB/GeneDB-style sysID: LpmP.07.0850), whose amino-acid sequence is MASGGPFAAAAWYMARRHASTGRRPTFAEIAEALDVLEVSIDVDPKALKRKYRELVKKNHPDAGGEEATMARVTVAYERLSALTNREREEFKLQKTFRGGGASSAASRRYRPGPPGGFGYAAPNGPFQSQTVNMYGQYYPQDANTAYHQAHSSKGQQGYWNHFHSRSGSGGFANNPFTTNNPFSMYAQAQRARFSSSSSLLIQGLVVYLVLSTIFLFVYRSYRDWRHDDGWRMSESLARHEQMQEIHRIRQEMNERARTMQQRDDDYAAAAPYGGRQYVGESPKDRAFEYARQRRIQMMQERPEAAANLPELRGWPKIGEEKGRIIKRAQDPSGIVFFEPCKADTRRRQVEVRRRNNDFVSCSPSESPPTQLCGAAQGGPPSDAAAATAAISSSLPAHSSVSLPPESNVSSIVMKPVSGEEEAQAVMHRIFGGLRKISS
- a CDS encoding hypothetical protein (TriTrypDB/GeneDB-style sysID: LpmP.07.0860), with protein sequence MREQQHMIEQLTSTGLVQVADLLEFGFSPAELCAAGLHLPSPHNRAGEQTKGGGEAAQAEEMVNDSNEDCRRPRRAPRKRAWPDCAAPMRPQTNDRATPSPAAREVTTAALLTVAKPGEPKTPAKGVMTPTLLSENTRAQSLRTAKLVEQTQHLRQRRGAQDCARWLCYDDADDEEASSTTPTGASSGEATAAVTSTAHKPAKTCCNTALDFSGLDVAVVKEIAQRLQEESSHDAYVESCRMRDYFESREDGNTPYM